From one Timaviella obliquedivisa GSE-PSE-MK23-08B genomic stretch:
- a CDS encoding SRPBCC family protein — protein MEEITSSQNPTSEPNSNLGENERLTSLLGGGALVLMGLRQGSLRGALTALAGGGLLYHGATSKKSITDTVSEAVGVGQSVKVEKSVSILNKSPEELYQFWHNFENLPSFMKHLQSVTVLDEQRSHWVANAPGNATVEWDAETVIDDAENHLIAWSSLPGATIDNSGFVRFQAAAPGRGTEVKVVLEYTPPGGIVGVTIAKLFGEEPEQQLGDDLRRFKQIMEAGEIATTEGQPSGRGREGSTA, from the coding sequence ATGGAAGAGATCACAAGTTCACAGAACCCTACCAGTGAGCCTAACAGCAACCTTGGTGAAAATGAGCGTTTAACCTCTCTTCTTGGGGGAGGAGCACTTGTTTTAATGGGTTTAAGGCAGGGTTCCTTACGAGGCGCTTTGACGGCGCTAGCAGGGGGCGGTTTGTTGTATCATGGTGCAACTTCCAAGAAGAGTATTACTGATACTGTGAGTGAAGCTGTGGGAGTAGGTCAATCTGTAAAAGTTGAGAAGTCAGTATCGATTTTGAACAAGTCCCCAGAAGAGTTATATCAGTTTTGGCATAACTTTGAAAACTTGCCTTCTTTCATGAAGCATTTGCAGTCAGTGACAGTGCTTGATGAACAGCGATCGCATTGGGTAGCGAACGCTCCTGGGAATGCGACTGTTGAGTGGGATGCAGAGACTGTAATTGATGATGCAGAGAATCATCTGATTGCTTGGAGTTCGCTTCCTGGCGCCACGATTGATAACTCTGGCTTCGTTCGTTTCCAGGCTGCTGCTCCGGGGCGTGGCACTGAAGTGAAAGTAGTCCTAGAGTATACTCCGCCAGGTGGCATTGTGGGTGTAACAATTGCTAAGTTGTTTGGGGAAGAACCTGAACAGCAGCTAGGCGATGATCTTCGACGCTTTAAGCAAATCATGGAAGCAGGAGAAATTGCGACTACTGAGGGTCAGCCTTCAGGAAGGGGTAGAGAGGGAAGTACCGCCTGA
- a CDS encoding SDR family oxidoreductase — protein sequence MQLKPIADQIVVIVGASSGIGRETALRFARRGAKVVVSARSESGLLSLAQEIQQFGGDAISVVADVSIFDQVQAIADRAIAAYGRIDTWINAAATAVFSTFEHLTPEEFKRIIDVNLMGQVYGAMVALPHLKREGQGALIHISSMEGRRGLPFQSAYSSSKHGLEGFLEALRVELQHDGIPISVTSIKPSVINTPFYNKGKTKLGVKPTGIPPYYEPSLVADAILHVAEHPTRDFIVGDVGRVLDVLQRVSPGLVDVLLVAVGFPLQKTNEQKTEDDSNNLYEPVPQYDTVEGDFGHLIVPSVTDWIDRHIPSWGTAVGVLGIVGLALLALGTFKNEQQI from the coding sequence ATGCAACTTAAGCCGATCGCTGACCAGATCGTTGTTATTGTGGGTGCCTCTAGTGGAATTGGGCGAGAAACCGCTTTACGTTTTGCTAGAAGAGGGGCAAAGGTGGTTGTCTCTGCGCGCAGTGAGTCAGGGCTTTTGTCTTTAGCTCAGGAGATTCAGCAGTTTGGAGGAGATGCTATCTCAGTTGTTGCTGATGTTTCTATTTTCGATCAAGTGCAAGCGATCGCAGACAGAGCGATCGCAGCTTACGGACGAATTGATACTTGGATTAATGCTGCTGCCACTGCCGTTTTTTCAACTTTCGAGCATCTTACTCCAGAAGAGTTTAAGCGTATTATCGACGTTAATTTAATGGGACAAGTTTATGGTGCAATGGTAGCTTTGCCACACCTGAAGCGTGAAGGGCAAGGAGCACTCATCCATATTTCTTCAATGGAGGGTAGACGTGGTCTACCTTTTCAAAGCGCCTACTCTTCTTCAAAGCATGGTCTAGAAGGCTTCTTGGAAGCTTTAAGGGTTGAGTTACAACATGACGGAATTCCGATTAGTGTCACTAGCATTAAGCCCTCTGTCATCAACACGCCTTTTTACAATAAAGGCAAAACTAAACTTGGGGTTAAACCGACAGGAATTCCGCCCTATTATGAACCCAGCTTAGTTGCAGATGCCATTCTTCATGTTGCTGAGCATCCAACTCGCGATTTTATTGTAGGTGATGTTGGAAGAGTCTTGGATGTACTGCAACGAGTTTCTCCGGGGCTAGTAGATGTTTTATTAGTTGCAGTTGGATTTCCGTTGCAAAAAACAAATGAACAAAAGACGGAAGATGACTCTAATAACCTCTATGAGCCAGTCCCACAGTATGACACGGTAGAAGGAGATTTCGGGCATTTAATTGTCCCTAGTGTCACTGACTGGATCGATCGTCATATCCCTTCTTGGGGAACAGCCGTAGGAGTCTTAGGCATCGTTGGTCTAGCTTTGTTGGCTTTAGGAACCTTCAAGAATGAGCAGCAAATTTAG
- a CDS encoding photosystem I reaction center subunit XI, translating to MTQVVDRIEQSGNRPSDPRNREVVHPVADVQYGDLLTPINSSPLVKAIMSNLSAYRSGLSPLRRGIEVGVTHGYWLVCPFAKFNPLRYTSVGTFGSLLSTFGLIIISTVLIVLYAASHPPAPLTATATPNPPDAFKSQKGWNDYAGGFFIGGVLGAIAAFLILVNFDVLRNFLTLIGAK from the coding sequence ATGACTCAAGTTGTTGACAGAATTGAGCAATCTGGTAATCGTCCTAGTGATCCCAGAAATAGAGAAGTTGTGCATCCTGTTGCAGATGTTCAATACGGTGATTTGCTAACGCCGATCAACTCTTCTCCGCTCGTAAAAGCAATCATGAGTAATCTATCTGCTTACCGCAGTGGTCTCTCGCCATTACGCAGAGGTATTGAAGTAGGCGTTACTCATGGGTATTGGCTGGTTTGTCCTTTTGCAAAATTCAATCCTTTGCGTTATACCTCTGTGGGTACATTCGGTTCATTACTATCAACATTTGGACTTATTATTATCTCTACAGTGCTGATTGTGCTTTATGCAGCCAGTCATCCTCCTGCACCTTTAACTGCAACTGCCACTCCAAATCCTCCGGATGCCTTTAAATCTCAGAAAGGCTGGAACGATTATGCGGGTGGTTTCTTTATCGGGGGAGTGTTGGGTGCGATCGCAGCCTTTCTAATTTTGGTAAATTTTGATGTACTCAGAAACTTCCTGACTTTGATCGGTGCGAAGTAG
- a CDS encoding phosphoketolase family protein gives MIVASLPQSSSVNAEELRKLHAYWCAANYLSVGQIYLLANPLLQEPLTLEHIKPRLLGHWGTTPGLNFIYAHLNRVIKAHDLSMIYVAGPGHGGPGMVANTYLEGTYSELYPNISEDAEGLRQLFKQFSFPGGIPSHAAPETPGSIHEGGELGYALVHAYGAAFDNPELIVACVVGDGEAETGPLATSWHSNKFLNPARDGAVLPILHLNGYKIANPTVLARLPQSELESLFVGYGYKPYFVEGSEPEAMHSLMAETLDTITTEIKAIQQEARSHGYQQRQQWPMIILRSPKGWTGPQEVDGKQMEGSWRSHQVPLAEMASHPEHVKLLEDWMKSYHPETLFDQNGKLIPELAELAPKGDRRMGANPHANGGLLLKDLKLPDFREYGVEVTLPGTAIAESTRVLGQFLRDVMKQNMDSRNFRVMSPDENNSNRLNAVLEVTNRVSTAEILSDDDHIDPEGRVMEVLSEHMCQGWLEGYLLTGRHGFFSCYEAFIHIVDSMFNQHAKWLESCIDIPWRRSIASLNYLLTSHVWRQDHNGFSHQDPGFLDVVTNKKAKVVRVYLPPDANTLLSVADHCLRSRQYVNVIVAGKQPELQWLNMDAAIKHCTTGLGIWEWASNDNGDEPDVVMACAGDVPTLETLAAVDFLRCHLPDIKIRVVNVVDLMTLQPQSEHPHGLSDVDFDSIFTTDKPIIFAFHGYPWLIHRLTYRRTNHSNLHVRGYKEEGTTTTPFDMVVINDLDRFHLANDAIDRLPKFRSSGAYVKQLIRDKWVEHRQYIITVGKDLPEVEDWKWGYYHYSAQEPPSSLQANSEAHSSPSVEGAEGSARSDN, from the coding sequence ATGATCGTTGCATCTTTGCCCCAATCCTCTAGCGTGAATGCTGAAGAACTCCGTAAGTTACATGCCTATTGGTGTGCCGCAAACTATCTTTCAGTCGGTCAAATTTATCTCTTGGCAAATCCACTGCTCCAGGAACCTCTTACCCTAGAACACATCAAACCTAGGCTTCTCGGACACTGGGGAACAACGCCAGGACTAAACTTCATCTACGCACATCTTAACCGCGTTATTAAAGCCCATGACTTGAGCATGATTTACGTTGCTGGCCCAGGACACGGCGGTCCTGGGATGGTTGCTAACACTTATCTAGAGGGAACTTACAGCGAGCTATATCCAAATATCTCTGAAGATGCAGAGGGGCTGAGGCAATTATTCAAGCAATTTTCCTTTCCAGGCGGCATCCCTAGCCATGCGGCTCCTGAAACACCCGGTTCAATTCATGAGGGAGGAGAGCTAGGCTATGCCCTGGTTCATGCCTACGGTGCGGCGTTTGATAATCCTGAACTAATCGTAGCTTGCGTGGTGGGTGATGGAGAGGCTGAGACAGGGCCTTTAGCCACCAGTTGGCATTCTAATAAGTTTCTTAACCCAGCACGGGATGGCGCTGTGCTGCCTATTCTCCATTTGAACGGTTATAAAATTGCTAACCCAACTGTGCTAGCTCGATTACCACAAAGTGAGTTGGAGAGTTTATTTGTGGGCTATGGCTATAAGCCCTATTTTGTAGAAGGTTCTGAGCCAGAAGCTATGCATTCATTAATGGCAGAGACACTGGATACTATCACCACGGAAATTAAAGCGATTCAGCAAGAAGCCCGATCGCACGGATATCAGCAGCGGCAGCAGTGGCCTATGATTATTCTACGATCGCCTAAGGGTTGGACAGGTCCTCAAGAAGTAGACGGTAAGCAAATGGAGGGTTCTTGGCGATCGCATCAGGTTCCTTTAGCAGAGATGGCGAGTCATCCTGAGCATGTAAAATTGCTAGAAGATTGGATGAAGAGTTACCACCCCGAAACCCTATTTGATCAAAACGGTAAGCTAATCCCGGAACTCGCAGAACTTGCACCCAAAGGCGATCGGCGGATGGGGGCTAATCCTCATGCCAACGGCGGTTTACTGCTTAAAGATTTGAAGTTGCCTGACTTTCGAGAATATGGTGTTGAAGTCACGTTGCCTGGAACAGCGATCGCAGAATCCACTCGCGTTCTAGGGCAATTTCTGCGAGATGTCATGAAGCAGAACATGGATAGCCGTAACTTTCGAGTCATGAGTCCGGATGAGAATAACTCGAATCGTCTTAATGCAGTTTTAGAGGTGACTAATCGCGTTTCGACAGCTGAAATTTTATCCGATGACGATCACATCGATCCAGAGGGTCGTGTCATGGAAGTGTTAAGTGAACACATGTGTCAGGGCTGGTTAGAAGGCTATTTACTGACAGGTCGCCATGGTTTTTTCTCTTGCTATGAAGCTTTCATCCACATTGTAGACTCAATGTTTAACCAGCACGCTAAATGGCTTGAGAGTTGTATTGACATCCCTTGGCGCAGATCGATCGCTTCTCTTAACTACTTGCTTACTTCCCATGTTTGGCGACAAGATCACAACGGATTTAGCCATCAAGATCCTGGTTTTTTGGATGTTGTTACTAACAAAAAAGCAAAAGTGGTTCGTGTTTATTTACCGCCCGATGCGAATACACTTCTCTCTGTAGCAGATCACTGCCTTCGGAGTCGTCAGTATGTAAATGTGATTGTGGCAGGTAAGCAGCCAGAACTACAGTGGTTGAATATGGATGCAGCGATTAAGCACTGCACAACAGGTCTTGGTATTTGGGAATGGGCAAGTAATGACAATGGCGATGAACCTGACGTGGTCATGGCTTGTGCGGGTGATGTGCCTACTCTGGAAACTTTGGCTGCGGTCGATTTTTTACGCTGCCATCTCCCGGATATCAAAATTCGTGTAGTTAATGTAGTTGATTTAATGACACTTCAGCCCCAGAGCGAACATCCGCATGGTTTATCTGACGTTGATTTTGACTCTATTTTTACAACTGATAAACCTATTATTTTCGCGTTCCATGGCTATCCTTGGTTAATCCATCGACTCACTTACCGACGCACGAATCACAGTAATCTGCATGTCCGAGGATACAAAGAAGAAGGGACAACTACAACGCCTTTTGATATGGTAGTAATTAATGATTTAGATCGGTTTCATCTTGCTAATGATGCGATCGATCGCCTTCCCAAATTTAGAAGTTCAGGTGCTTATGTTAAACAACTCATTCGCGACAAGTGGGTTGAGCATCGGCAGTATATTATAACTGTCGGAAAAGATCTGCCTGAAGTTGAAGATTGGAAATGGGGATACTATCATTATTCTGCTCAAGAACCTCCATCATCTCTTCAAGCTAACTCTGAGGCTCATTCTTCTCCTTCGGTAGAAGGTGCAGAAGGCTCAGCCCGTTCAGATAATTAA
- a CDS encoding NAD(P)-dependent alcohol dehydrogenase, producing MQAQRLSEAHVNERTYRKAAVIRCYGKPDVFQVEEIDLPQIRPDQMLVRVHATSINPIEWKMRKGMLKLLTGNKFPMVLGFDLSGEVVEVGSQVTKFKPGDLVYACLDQAKGGAYAEYVAVSEKVVALKPTNLTHEQAAAVPLAAMTALQGIRDQGQFKVGQRVLINGASGGVGVFAIQVAKVLGAGEVVGVCSSANLERVMSLGADRVIDYAQQDFTQQQFTPEQDKYDLVFDVVGNRSLSDCQSVLQPWGRYVTTQPYPNNYFQSFLTSLLPGQRYKVILLKTNGVDLAYLTEQIEAGKIQSVIDRTYSLSQMAEAHAYSETERAVGKIVIAIGD from the coding sequence ATGCAAGCACAACGTCTTTCTGAAGCTCATGTTAATGAACGCACTTATAGGAAAGCTGCTGTCATTCGTTGCTATGGCAAACCTGATGTTTTTCAGGTTGAAGAAATAGACTTACCGCAGATTAGACCTGACCAGATGTTGGTTAGAGTGCATGCTACCAGCATTAATCCCATTGAGTGGAAAATGCGAAAAGGAATGCTGAAACTCTTGACAGGCAATAAGTTCCCGATGGTTTTAGGATTTGATTTATCAGGCGAGGTTGTTGAAGTCGGCAGTCAAGTCACAAAATTTAAGCCAGGGGATCTAGTCTATGCTTGCCTAGATCAGGCTAAGGGTGGAGCATACGCTGAGTACGTAGCAGTCTCCGAAAAGGTAGTTGCTCTTAAACCTACCAATCTCACCCACGAACAAGCTGCTGCGGTGCCTTTAGCGGCTATGACTGCTTTACAGGGAATACGGGATCAAGGTCAATTTAAAGTAGGACAACGTGTGTTGATCAATGGCGCATCTGGAGGAGTAGGAGTCTTTGCTATTCAAGTTGCAAAGGTTTTGGGCGCAGGAGAAGTTGTAGGAGTTTGCAGCAGTGCAAACTTAGAGCGGGTAATGAGCTTAGGAGCCGATCGAGTTATCGATTATGCTCAGCAGGACTTCACTCAACAACAGTTTACGCCTGAGCAAGATAAGTATGATCTAGTGTTTGATGTGGTGGGCAACCGTTCTTTGTCAGACTGTCAATCCGTTCTACAACCTTGGGGTCGGTACGTTACAACTCAGCCTTATCCAAACAATTATTTTCAGAGTTTTCTCACCTCTTTGTTACCCGGACAAAGGTACAAAGTTATTTTGCTCAAAACTAATGGTGTAGACTTAGCCTATCTAACAGAGCAAATTGAGGCAGGCAAGATTCAGTCAGTGATCGATCGCACTTACTCATTATCTCAAATGGCTGAGGCTCATGCATACAGCGAAACCGAACGAGCAGTAGGCAAAATTGTCATTGCGATCGGAGATTAG
- a CDS encoding GAF domain-containing protein — MSELLDSTRLLLDLQQVNDIAGRISGCLVPEAIAQQVTDGLVEKFDCAFSRIWLVEPDQSALRLVASSGLYTRIDGSFARVPMGAFKVGKIAKNRIAFLSNNLSEETWVKDREWAIANQIRGFAGYPLGISSASSSEHAAIGVLATFSYSPLTPEFLEVLRFLCTLVTISLNATLDQKTIPTPPERLPLSDQLAQVLSMSPLTLVGTEKPLAVSLQCILLRLAEVLSQVECNYCRLTYAPDIVTLTAVVSMPNLPQAQIPNWLQTAFSNLLTTAACFGGSLQTQMGLNQKNIQVLLTLPYSNDPVGASLYIACRQPLLQTTFIQLAHVAGLQVTSTWNGESPILTDDVTKILSNQKIIWVQIEGQTIPKGIHACVTLSVQASELRETIEAVIQGSPQGLLISSEPKLSGRELEILKLLGQGYRDRDVAQQLVISESTVKFHLNNAMTKLKARTRYQALYQAMKDGWL, encoded by the coding sequence ATTTCAGAACTACTTGATTCAACGAGACTACTCCTCGATCTCCAGCAGGTAAATGATATTGCTGGAAGGATATCAGGCTGCTTAGTTCCAGAGGCGATCGCTCAACAGGTCACAGATGGTTTAGTTGAAAAGTTTGACTGTGCCTTCTCTCGGATTTGGTTGGTAGAACCTGACCAATCTGCACTACGATTGGTGGCTTCGTCAGGACTCTATACGCGAATAGATGGCTCGTTCGCTAGAGTGCCAATGGGTGCATTCAAAGTTGGAAAAATTGCAAAAAATCGAATTGCATTTCTAAGTAACAATCTGTCTGAAGAAACTTGGGTGAAGGATCGAGAATGGGCGATCGCTAACCAAATTCGAGGGTTTGCGGGCTATCCCCTGGGCATTAGCAGCGCCTCCTCCTCCGAGCATGCCGCGATTGGAGTATTGGCTACCTTCAGCTACTCACCCCTGACTCCCGAATTTTTAGAAGTTCTGCGTTTTCTTTGCACTCTCGTCACCATTTCTCTCAATGCCACCCTAGACCAAAAGACCATCCCCACTCCACCCGAACGCCTGCCTCTCTCTGACCAACTCGCTCAAGTGCTAAGCATGTCTCCTCTTACCCTGGTAGGAACAGAAAAGCCTTTAGCCGTCTCATTACAGTGTATTTTGCTGCGCTTAGCTGAAGTACTAAGCCAAGTCGAGTGCAACTATTGTCGGCTCACCTACGCCCCTGACATTGTTACCCTAACTGCTGTTGTGTCTATGCCTAATCTGCCGCAAGCACAGATCCCTAACTGGTTGCAAACGGCTTTTAGTAATCTGCTAACAACAGCCGCTTGTTTTGGAGGAAGCTTGCAAACTCAAATGGGGCTGAACCAAAAAAACATCCAGGTCTTGCTAACATTGCCCTACTCTAATGATCCGGTAGGAGCATCTTTATACATTGCTTGTCGTCAGCCGCTCTTACAAACAACCTTTATTCAACTTGCCCATGTTGCAGGACTGCAAGTGACTAGCACATGGAACGGGGAGAGTCCAATATTAACTGATGATGTTACTAAAATTTTGTCAAATCAGAAGATAATTTGGGTACAGATAGAAGGACAAACTATTCCTAAAGGAATTCATGCTTGCGTTACTTTATCTGTTCAGGCATCAGAGTTACGCGAAACAATAGAAGCGGTTATCCAGGGTTCTCCCCAGGGCTTGCTAATATCCTCTGAACCTAAACTATCAGGGCGCGAACTAGAGATACTCAAGCTTTTAGGACAAGGATATCGCGATCGCGATGTTGCACAGCAACTGGTTATCAGCGAGAGTACAGTAAAGTTCCATTTAAACAATGCGATGACTAAATTGAAAGCGCGTACCCGTTACCAGGCACTTTATCAAGCAATGAAAGATGGCTGGCTTTAA
- a CDS encoding MSMEG_0569 family flavin-dependent oxidoreductase, which yields MKTHYPVIVVGGGQAGLSISYCLKERGIEHLVFEKEKIAHSWQTKRWDSFCLVTPNWQCKLPGYEYSGSDPQGFMPKDEILRYIEAYAASFDPPVLEGVEVISVRKKQTSFGLITSIGEYTADQVVIASGSYHKPKIPKVADRLPESILQIHSSAYKNPQSLPAGRVLVVGTGQSGCQIAEDLHLAGRQVHLCVGGAPRSPRVYRGKDVVEWLDQMRYYDLPISEHPQKEKVRTNANHYVTGRDGGREIDLRKFALEGMQLHGRLKDIQGGKLEFWDDLKQNLDYADAVSEGIKKTVDGFIERNQIQAPTEPAYQPVWQPPQTSQPLDYQSISTVIWSTGFQSDFSWVEVPVFDGKGYPGHERGVTGIKGLYFLGLPWLYTWGSARFSGIARDANYLAEEIWSSLRTSAFALYSPTVEEICPWLLNTGLVTTDLSI from the coding sequence ATGAAAACACATTATCCTGTCATCGTTGTTGGCGGTGGACAAGCAGGTTTATCAATCAGCTATTGCCTAAAAGAACGAGGTATTGAACACCTAGTCTTTGAGAAAGAAAAGATTGCTCACTCGTGGCAGACAAAGCGCTGGGATTCTTTTTGTTTGGTTACACCCAACTGGCAATGCAAGCTACCAGGATATGAGTATTCAGGCAGTGATCCACAAGGATTTATGCCGAAAGATGAAATTCTGAGATACATAGAAGCTTATGCTGCATCATTTGATCCGCCTGTCCTAGAAGGAGTTGAGGTGATCAGCGTTCGCAAAAAACAGACCAGCTTTGGACTCATTACCTCAATTGGAGAATACACCGCCGACCAAGTCGTTATTGCTTCAGGCAGCTATCACAAACCCAAAATTCCTAAAGTTGCCGATCGCCTGCCTGAATCTATTCTGCAAATCCATTCCTCCGCTTACAAAAATCCCCAGTCTTTACCTGCTGGTAGAGTGCTAGTCGTAGGGACAGGGCAGTCGGGTTGCCAAATCGCCGAGGACTTACACCTGGCAGGCAGGCAGGTGCATTTGTGCGTGGGGGGTGCCCCGCGATCGCCCCGTGTCTACCGAGGTAAGGATGTGGTTGAATGGCTCGATCAAATGCGATACTACGATCTGCCCATCAGTGAGCATCCCCAAAAAGAAAAGGTTAGAACAAACGCTAACCATTATGTGACCGGACGGGACGGCGGACGCGAAATCGACTTGCGAAAGTTTGCCCTAGAGGGAATGCAGCTACACGGTAGGCTGAAAGATATTCAGGGCGGCAAGCTAGAGTTCTGGGACGACCTCAAGCAAAATTTAGATTATGCTGACGCTGTTTCAGAAGGCATAAAAAAAACTGTGGATGGATTCATTGAAAGGAACCAAATTCAAGCGCCGACAGAGCCAGCTTATCAACCCGTTTGGCAACCCCCCCAGACATCACAGCCTCTAGATTATCAGTCTATTAGTACCGTCATTTGGAGTACTGGGTTCCAATCTGACTTTAGCTGGGTTGAAGTCCCAGTGTTTGATGGTAAAGGCTATCCAGGGCATGAGCGGGGCGTAACAGGCATAAAAGGATTATATTTTCTCGGGTTGCCTTGGCTCTACACTTGGGGCTCAGCCAGGTTTTCAGGCATTGCCCGCGACGCGAACTATTTAGCCGAGGAAATTTGGTCAAGTCTGCGAACTTCAGCGTTTGCACTTTATTCACCCACGGTTGAGGAAATTTGTCCTTGGTTATTAAATACAGGTTTGGTCACAACAGATCTGTCTATTTAA
- a CDS encoding MSMEG_0572 family nitrogen starvation response protein: MPEVTTPAHQTGDFFVDYEEKVFPDVKAEPGEKALVTFHTVAFEGSIGLVNMLQSLRLLRKGFETSMLLYGPGVTLGVQRGFPKLGDEAFPGHQNFANQITKFISEGGKVYACRFALQALYGHGEPSLLPGIRPISPLDVLDLVLMHRKDGAFILDTWTL; the protein is encoded by the coding sequence ATGCCAGAAGTTACAACTCCTGCTCATCAAACAGGTGACTTTTTTGTAGACTACGAAGAAAAAGTTTTCCCTGATGTTAAAGCAGAACCTGGAGAAAAAGCCCTTGTTACATTTCATACTGTTGCTTTTGAAGGCTCGATTGGTTTAGTCAATATGTTGCAATCCTTGCGCTTACTCCGTAAAGGCTTTGAAACCTCTATGTTGCTTTACGGGCCTGGCGTAACATTGGGCGTTCAGCGTGGTTTTCCTAAGTTAGGAGATGAAGCATTTCCAGGTCATCAAAACTTTGCAAACCAAATTACTAAGTTCATTTCAGAAGGCGGTAAAGTTTACGCTTGTCGATTTGCGTTGCAAGCTTTATATGGACATGGTGAACCTTCTTTGCTTCCTGGTATTCGCCCCATCAGTCCCTTAGATGTATTGGATTTGGTGCTGATGCATCGTAAAGATGGCGCTTTCATTCTAGATACCTGGACTCTTTAA
- a CDS encoding Nit6803 family nitriliase: protein MGDIAKVRAAAVQLSPVLFSREGTTEKVLQAIAKAAEQGVQIIVFPETFIPYYPYFSFVQPPVLMGKEHMRLYEEAVTVPGVVTNAISRAAQAHNMVVVLGVNERDHGSLYNTQIIFDADGELLLKRRKITPTYHERMVWGQGDGAGLKALDTAVGKVGALACWEHYNPLARYALMAQHEQIHCAQFPGSLVGEIFTEQIEVTVRHHALESGCFVINSTGWLSPEQVQQITPDDKLQKALKGGCYTVIISPEGTLLCEPITEGEGMAIADLDFSLITKRKRMMDSVGHYARPDLLHLTLNNAPGLVMRRDEAPENPLENSDSNANANDDSHASPLTL, encoded by the coding sequence ATGGGCGATATCGCCAAAGTTAGAGCCGCCGCAGTGCAGCTCAGTCCTGTACTGTTTAGCCGCGAAGGCACTACGGAGAAAGTATTACAGGCGATCGCCAAAGCCGCTGAACAAGGGGTGCAGATTATTGTTTTCCCAGAAACTTTCATCCCTTACTATCCCTATTTCTCCTTCGTGCAACCGCCCGTTCTGATGGGCAAAGAGCATATGCGTCTTTACGAAGAAGCCGTGACGGTTCCTGGAGTTGTCACCAATGCCATTAGTCGTGCCGCTCAGGCACACAATATGGTAGTGGTTTTGGGTGTTAATGAACGAGATCATGGCTCGCTCTACAATACTCAGATTATCTTCGATGCCGATGGTGAATTATTACTGAAACGGCGCAAAATTACACCGACTTATCATGAGCGTATGGTCTGGGGGCAAGGAGATGGAGCAGGGCTGAAAGCGCTGGATACCGCTGTGGGCAAAGTTGGCGCACTTGCCTGTTGGGAGCATTACAATCCATTAGCCCGGTATGCGCTCATGGCTCAGCATGAGCAAATCCACTGCGCTCAGTTTCCAGGTTCGCTCGTAGGAGAGATTTTTACAGAGCAAATTGAGGTGACGGTTCGTCATCACGCGCTGGAATCAGGATGTTTTGTAATTAATTCTACAGGTTGGCTTTCACCAGAACAGGTACAGCAAATTACGCCCGATGATAAGCTTCAGAAAGCGTTGAAGGGCGGATGCTATACCGTCATTATTAGCCCAGAAGGAACGCTGCTTTGTGAGCCTATTACCGAAGGGGAAGGAATGGCGATCGCGGATCTAGATTTCTCTCTGATCACTAAAAGGAAGCGCATGATGGACTCTGTAGGGCACTATGCTCGTCCAGATCTTTTACATCTGACGTTGAATAACGCGCCTGGGCTAGTTATGCGTCGAGATGAAGCACCAGAAAATCCATTAGAGAATTCTGACTCTAATGCAAATGCGAACGATGATAGTCATGCTTCGCCTCTTACTTTATGA